CCCGGGGTAAAAGAGAGCCCGAATGCTTGTGATGCACCCCTTATAGATGGAATGTTTTCTTGCGTAATTAACAAATATGGACTCGTTAAACCCAACATTTGAATTTGCTTTGTACCTGTTAATGCATCAGAATAATTAACATCTATTGATGGATTTGTTTCAAAACTTTCTGCCAAATTACAACATGCCGATTTTAAAAGTTCTGCACTATTGATGGTTACTAAATTTTGAGATGATAAATACGATTTTTGAGTCGCACTCTTCTTTGATTTAACAACAATCTCATTTAAAGTGTTACTTTCCTTTAAAAAATGATGAATCGGTTTTAAACTATTTATAGTAATTGTATCGGTTTTATAACCAACAAAACTAATCACTAGCTTTTTGTATTCGGTTTTATAAGGTATTGTAAACCATCCTTTTTCATTGGTTGTTACGCCTACATTTGTATCTAACCAATGAATATTTGCACCGTAAACACCTAAATTATTTTTTTGATTATTTTTATCCATAATCATACCTTTAAACTCACTTTGAGAAAAGGCAACAGACGAAATCAGTATTAAAATACTGAATATATTTATTTTCATTATATTATATTTAAATTCAACAATAATTTGTTACGTATTATTAATACGTACCTAAAAAAATTGTAAAATCATATAATAAAAACTTCATGAAGTACCTGAATATCAAAAATTAAATCAGGCGGAGTGTAATCAGTATGTGATACATCTTGTTTTTCAAGAGCTTGAAAAGGTAATTTATAAGACGCATAAAAAGCAAGAACAAACTTTACTTTATCAAAACTTATTTTATCTAAAGAATCTTTAAATATTTCATCTTGACCTTTAATTTGTTCTACTTCATCTTTACAACATTCTTTTTTCTTAATTATAGTTTCGCAAGTATCATTATTTGATATACTACCGCAACTATCTGCATTACCTAAATAAGAAATATCAACTAAAAAATCGCCACAATAATGCTTTTCTACACTAAAAGAAAAGGTAGAAAATAATACTAGCAAAGCTAATAATATGGTTGATATTTTAATAAAAAGAAGTTTCATCTATTGCAAAGGTACAAAAAATCATTTTTTTTGTTATTTAATAATACTTACGGTTATTTTTGTAAGCTCTTTATTTAAATAACCAATAAGATACTAAATTTTTAATTATGAACTTACAAGATTTAAAAAATAATATAAATAATATTGCAGAAAGTAATACTACAAAGGAACAAAAGTTACAACAAATTTGTGACTACTTAGCAGGTAAAGTGTCCTATTATGACTGGGTAGGATTTTATTTTAAAAACGGAGACAAAGACGAATTAAAATTAGCACAATTTAATGGCGAACCTACTGACCATATAATTATACCTTTTGGAAAAGGAATTTGTGGACAAGTAGCTGTTAGTAATGAGAATTTTGTTGTGCAAGATGTTACAGAACAAGATAATTATATTTCTTGTGGATGGAAAGTAAAATCAGAAATTGTAATTCCTATTTTTGTTGATAATCAAAATATTGGACAAATTGATATTGATTCTCACACCGCTAATATTTTTACATCAGATGATGAAGCTTTATTAGAATATACCTGTAAAAAAGTAGCTTTATTCATTTAAAATAATAAAATAATTATTGTATAACCATTAGGCTTTTAGTAGCTTTGTAAGCTTAACAAAACAACAACAATGAGCAACGAAAAAACTATCAAATCTGCACTAATTTCAGTCTTTCATAAAGACGGATTAGAACCTATCGTAAAAAAATTGAACGACTTAGGAGTAACTATTTACTCTACAGGAGGAACAGAATCTTTTATAAAAGACTTAGGTATTAATGTAGTACCTGTTGAAGAAGTAACTTCTTATCCTTCTATTTTAGGTGGACGTGTCAAAACATTACATCCAAAAGTATTTGGAGGTATTTTAAATCGTCAAGATCATGATGGTGATGTTGCTGAAATGAAAGAATATAACATTCCTCAATTAGATTTAGTAATTGTTGATTTATATCCTTTTGAAAAAACAGTAGCTTCTGGAGCTCCTGAACAAGATATTATTGAAAAAGTTGATATCGGTGGAATTTCATTGATTCGTGCAGCTGCTAAAAACTTTAAAGACACTATTATTGTTTCTTCAATGGAACAATACGGAAGTTTTTTAAACACTATTACTGCAAGTAACGGAACAACTACAATTAGTGATAGAAAAAAATTAGCTGCTAAAGCTTTTAATGTTTCTTCTCATTACGATACTGCTATTTTTAACTACTTCAATGAAGATGAAGTTGTTTACAAAGCAAGTGAAACTACTTCTAAAACTTTAAGATATGGTGAAAATCCACATCAAAAAGGATATTTCTTTGGTGATTTAGACGCAATGTTCGATAAATTACACGGAAAAGAATTAAGCTACAATAACTTACTTGATGTTGATGCTGCTGTAACTTTAATTAACGAATTTAAAGGAGAAGCACCAACATTTGCTATTTTAAAGCATAATAATGCTTGTGGTTTTGCACAAAGAGAAACTATTTACCAAGCATATACTGATGCCTTAGCTGGTGACCCTACTTCTGCTTTTGGTGGAGTTTTAATTTCAAATACTAACGTAGATAAAGCTACTGCTGAAGAAATTCATAAATTATTTTGTGAAGTAGTAATCGCTCCTTCTTTTGATGAAGATGCTTTAGCTATTTTAAAAGGTAAGAAAAACAGAGTTTTATTAATTCAAAAAGAAACAGCTTTACCTGCACAAACAGTTAGAACTGCTTTAAATGGTGTTTTAGTACAAGATAAAGATACAATTACTGATAAATTAGAGGATTTATCGTATCCTACTGATACAAGACCTACTACTGCTCAATTAGACGATTTATTATTTGCATCTAAATTATGTAAAAACACTAAATCGAACACAATTATTTTAGTGAAAAACAAGCAATTGTTAGCTGGAGGAACAGGTCAAACTAGTAGAGTTGACGCATTAACACAAGCAATTACAAAAGCAAAGACTTTCAATTTTGATTTAAACGGAGCGGTAATGGCAAGTGATGCTTTTTTCCCTTTCCCTGATTGTGTAGAAATCGCAAAAAACGCAGGAATTGTAAGTGTAATTCAGCCAGGAGGATCAATTAAAGATCAATTAAGTATTGATTATTGTAATAACAATAATGTTTCTATGGTTTTTACAGGAACAAGACATTTTAAACATTAATCATATTCAATGTGAAATACCCGCAGATTTTAACTAGATTTGTGAGAGCACATTAGAAACAAGTAAAACAACGGACTTTATATGGGATTCTTCGATTTTATGACGGAAGATATTGCAGTCGATTTAGGTACTGCAAACACACTTATAATCCACAATGGAAAGGTTGTCATTGACAATCCTTCCATTGTTGCACGTAACCGATTGACAGGTAAAATTATTGCTACCGGTCATGAAGCTAGCAGAATGCAGGGGAAGACTCGTGAAAATATAAAAACAATTCGTCCGTTAAAAGATGGGGTTATTGCAGATTTTCAGGCATCTGAAGAAATGATTAAAGAATTTGTTAAACAAATTCCGGCTATTAAACGAAAACTTTTCCCTCCTTCTTTAAGAATGGTTATTTGTATTCCTTCAGGAATTACGGAAGTTGAAAAACGTGCTGTAATTGATTCTGGTCGTCATATGAATGCCAAAGAAATTTACTTAATTTATGAACCAATGGCAGCTGCTATTGGGGTTGGTATTGATATTATGGAGCCTAAAGGAAACATGATTATTGATATCGGTGGTGGTACTACTGAAATTGCTGTAATTGCACTTGCTGGTATTGTATGCGATCAATCTGTAAAAGTTGCTGGTGATTTATTTACTAGTGATATTATGTATTATATGCGTACACAACACAATTTATATGTGGGGGAAACTACTGCTGAGAAAATAAAAATACAAATAGGTTCTGCTACTGAAGATTTAGAAAGTCCACCTGATGATATGATGGTGCAAGGACGAGATTTATTAAGTGGTAAACCAAAACAAGTACAAGTTTCATATAGAGAAATTGCAAAAGCTTTAGATAAATCAATATTACGTATTGAAGATGCTGTAATGGAAACTTTATCTAAAACACCGCCTGAATTAGCTGCCGATATTTATAATAGTGGTATTTATTTAGCTGGTGGTGGTTCTATGCTTAGAGGATTAGACAAGCGTTTATCTAGAAAAACAGATTTACCAGTTTATGTAGCAGAAGACCCTTTACGTGCAGTTGTACGTGGAACAGGTATTGCTTTAAAAAACCTTGAAAAATACAAATCTGTATTAATCAAATAAATTTTTAATGATTATTTATGCAACAGCTTCTTTATTTCCTTCAGAAGTATAAAAATTTCTTATTTTTTCTATTTCTAGAAATTATTGCTGTTGCATTAATGATTAATAATCATTCTTTTCACAGGAGTAAATTTATTAGTTCTACGAACTTTATAACTGGTAGTTTTTATGAAAATTCAGCTAATTTTTCTGAATATCTTCATTTAAAAACTAGAAATAAAGAACTTGCAGAAGAAAACATGCTATTAAAAAATAAAATAGCAAAATACTACTCGGCTATTGATTCTGTAAAAACAACTACGGATACCTTAAATTCTAATCAAGAATTTTTATATACAAAAGGTAAAATAATCAATAACTCATACAAAAATGCCAACAATTTCATCACTATAAATAAAGGGGGTAATCATGGAATTACTTCAGAAATGGCGGTTATCAATAATAAAGGAATTATTGGTATTACAGATAATGCAAGCAACAGATACGCAAGAGTTCAATCTATTTTAAACTCTAAAAGTAGTATTAATGCAAGCTTTAAAAACAATAATTATTACGGTACATTAAAATGGAATGGTGACAATTATAATATAGCACAATTAACAGATATTCCTCGACAAGCTATTTTTAAAATTGGAGATACTATTATTACAGGTGGTAAATCTACTATTTTTCCAAAAGGAATTCCTATTGGTACTATTAATGAAATTCCTAATAAATTATCCGCTTCATATAATATTGATATAAAATTATTTAATGATATGGCTAATTTAGGACACATCTATATTATTACAAATCTTCATAAAGAAGAAATTAAAAGCGTAGAAAACACAAATGAATAAAACAATTTACATCATATTCTTATTTGTTTTTTTATTACTGTTACAAGTTCTTGTGCTAAATAATATTTTATTTTTAGGATATATCAATCCTTATTTATACATAGCTTTTGTTTTTTTATATCCATTAAATAAAAATAGATTACCTTTTTTCATTAGTTCTTTTTTATTAGGTTTATGTGTAGATGCTTTTTGTAATTCTGGTGGAATTCACGCTTTTTCAATACTATTTATAGCATATATAAGACTTTCTTTTGTAAAGGCTATTTTCAAAAAAAATGAAGGAGATTACTTATTATTCGACTTAAAATTAGAAACATTTGGGCAAGTTTTTAATTACACTGTAATTTTAACACTAATTCATCATTTTATTTTATTTAGTTTAATTAATTTTAGCTTTTATAATATTCCTAAAGTACTTATGAATACTCTTTATTCAAGTATCTTTACATTAACATTATATTTTTTAGGAAGTTTTATCTTCAGAAAAAAACTAAAATAAATATTAATAGATTAAAAATTACTGTGATTTACTTTATTAAAAGTACACAGAACACAAAATGAAACGAAGCTTATTACTCCTCTTTTTAATTACACTTGTTGGTTTCATTTATATCGGTAGATTATTTCAACTACAAATTATTCGCGGAGCAAACCCAAATCCGATACAAAGTTCAGCTATTAAAATTGAATATGATTATCCTGAACGTGGCTATGTATATGATCGTAATGATAAATTATTAGTTGCTAATCAGCTTTCATATGATGTAATGGTTATCCCTAAAAATGTTACAACTTTAGATACTTTAGAATTTTGTAAGCTGCTAAAAATCGATAAAAAAAGTTTTAAAAAACGCTACAAAAAAGCAGAAAATTTTGCACGTTGGTTGCCTTCTGTATTTTTAAAACAATTAGCCAAAGAAGATTTTGCTTATCTACAAGAAAAACTACCCAAATATAAAGGGTTTTATATTCAAAAACGTATTATCCGAAATTATCCTGTTAAATCTGGGGCAAATGTTTTAGGTTTTATTGCCGAAGTAAATGAGCAAAAAGCAAGAACAAATAATTATTACGAACAAGGAGAATTAATCGGGAAATTAGGCGTTGAAAAACAATATGAAAAAATACTTAGAGGAGTTAAAGGTCGAAAATTCTTCAAAAGAAATAATTTAAATAAAATTACAGGCTCTTATAAAAACGGATTATACGACACACTTGCCGTTACAGGAAAAGATTTAACATTAACTATTGACAGTGAACTTCAAGCATACGGAGAGCTTTTAATGTCAGGAAAAAGAGGCGGTATTGTAGCTATCGAACCAAAAACTGGAGAAATTTTAGCCCTTGTAACCGCTCCTTCTTATGATCCTAATTTATTGGTTGGTAGAAAACGTTCTCCTAATTCAGTAAAATTATTTAATGATTCTATCAATATGCCTATTTTTGATAGAGGTTTACAAGCAATGTACCCTCCAGGTTCTCCTTTTAAAATACTTAACGGTTTAATCGGCTTACAGGAAGAAGTTATTGATAAAGATTTTGGCGTTTTTTGCCACCACGGATATAGATACGGTAGAGGTAAAAAACAAATAATGGCGTGTCATTGTGGAATTACAGGAAGACCGATTCGTTTAAAAACAGCCATTGCAAAGTCGTGTAACAGTTATTTTGCGACCACTTATAAAAAAATTATTGATAAATCAGGTAATCCAAAAGTTGGAATGCAAAATTGGAACAAACATGTTGAAAGTTTTGGTCTCGGAAACTACTTAGGCTATGATTTACCCGTTGGAAGAAAAGGAAATGTTCCTGATTCGGCATTTTATAATAAATGGTACAAAAGTAGATGGAGATCTTCTTATACAATTTCAAATGCCATCGGTCAAGGTGAAATATTAACCACGCCAATGCAATTAGCAAATATGACTGTCGCAATTGCTAATAAAGGTTATTTTCATACACCACATATTGTTAAAAAAATTAATAATAAAGCAATAATAGATACTATTTACACCACCAAAAGGCATACAACTATTCATCCGAAGCATTTTCCGATAGCTATTGAAGCAATGCACGAAGTTTTTACAAAAGGAACCGCAAGAGGAAGCCAAGTAAAAGGAATTGAAATCTGTGGAAAAACAGGAACTTCAGAGAATAAAATTAAAATGGTCGACGGTAAAAAAGTACAAGCAAAAGACCATTCTATATTTGTTGCATTTGCTCCAAAAGATGACCCGAAAATAGCAATTGCTATTTTTGTTGAAAATGGAGGATATGGTTCTACAATTGCCGCTCCGATAACCAGTTTATTGATTGAAAAATATCTGAACGGAAAAACATCAAGAAAATACGTTGAAGATCGTATGATTAATATGAGCCTTCAAAAAGAATATGAAAAATTAATTAAAAAGAAAGATACCCTTGCGCCAGGAACGAAATAACATTTTTGAAGGCATCGATTGGTTGCTTATCGTACTATACATTTTACTTGTTGGTTTCGGATGGATGAATATTTATGCCTCTTCATCAACAGAACATACTAGAGAATTTTTTGATTTTTCAACCAAATATGGAAAACAATTTATTTTTATATCCTTAAGTGTTCCTTTAATAATTGGAATCCTGTTTTTTAATTCGAAATTTTATGAACGCTTTTCCGGTGTATTATACGTTTTATCTTTAATATTATTAGCAGGGATTTTTGTCTTCGGAAAAAAAATTAATGGAGCAACATCTTGGTATAATTTTGGAGGAATTGGACTGCAACCTTCAGAGTTTTCAAAAGCATTTACAGCATTAGCACTTGCTAAATTAATTAGTGATAGAAAATATAACCTGAATTTAATTAAAAATCAACTAAAAGCATTTGTAATTATATTCTTACCTGCTTTTCTTATTGCTTTACAACCTGATATGGGCTCGGTTTTAATCTATTTTGCGTTCTTTTTCGTTTTACATAGAGAAGGATTGAGTTTAAATTATCTTCTATTGGGTGCTTTATCTGTTATATTATTCATTTTAACCATTTATTTTGGAGCAAATTGGGTTCTTTTAAGCTGTTTAATAATTATTAGCTCAGGTATTGCTTATGGGCTTTATAAAGACAAACGTTTCTTTCGTTTTAATGCCATTAAAATAATATCATTATATTTATTTACTACTGGATTTATTTTTGGTATTGGATACGCCTATGAAAATGTATTAGAACCGCATCAGAAAGATAGATTTGATATTCTTTTAGGAAAAACAACAGATCTTAAAAATAAAGGATATAATACCTATCAATCAGAATTAACAATTAGTTCGGGAGGTTTTTTAGGAAAAGGTTTTTTACAAGGTGATAGAACTCAAGGTAAGTTTGTACCAGAACAAGAAACTGATTATATTTATAGTACCGTTGGTGAAGAATGGGGATTTTTAGGAAGCTCTTTAGTTATCATTTTATTTATGCTATTACTTTATCGAATTATTTATTTAGCCGAAATTCAAACAAATAAATTTGGAAGAATATATGGCTATGGTATCGCTTCTATTATCTTTTTTCACATTATAGTGAACATAGGTATGGTTATCGGCTTACTACCTACTATTGGTATCCCTCTGCCCTTTTTCAGCTACGGAGGATCTTCTTTATGGGGGTTTACAGTACTCTTATTTATTTTTATTCGTTTAGATGCTCATAAAAAATACGACTTTTAATAAAATTTTATTTTAATAATTATTTTTATAGATAAAAAACTTAAGTAGTTATTAAAAATGATACACTACTTTTTTTTGATAATGAAAATCATTAAACATTCTAAATTAAGAGCTTGTTTAAATTTCATTTAAAAACCTTTTGTGTCTAAAAAATCGAATCCATCAAACTGAATTTATTTCAGTTTCGCATCCTGATTTTCGGTAGTTCTTAGTTTTATAGGATGCTGAAATAAATTCAGCGTGACGTTTATATATAATAAAACTATATTTAAAATTTAAACAGGCTCTAAGAGCTTTTAGAGATACCTTACCGAAGTATTCAAAATAAATAAACAAGAAAACACTATTAAAAAATATTTTAGTCTTAAAACTAAAAAAACCTCAATCTATAAAGATTGAGGTTTTGTGGGGAGAGCAGGATTCGAACCTGCGAAGTCGTAAGACAACGGAGTTACAGTCCGTCCCAGTTGGCCGCTTTGGTATCTCCCCAAAGCTAGAAAAAAAATAAAAGCTTCTCTTATAAATAAGAGAAGCTTTTTAGTGACCGGGCTGGGGCTCGAACCCAGGACCCTCTCCTTAAAAGGGAGATGCTCTACCAACTGAGCTACCAGGTCATTTATCTTTTCTCCTTAGCGGTTGCAAATATACCACCTATTTTTGGTTCTACAAACTTTTTTATAAAAAAAAGAATAAAATTAAAACAAAAAACTAAATAACCTCATTATCTGCATGTTAATTAAATATTATTTTTATTTATTTTTTATAAAATATTAACTTCGATAATAAAATTAAGAAAAAGCATTAATCGAAAATGATAGCATCTTCTCCTACTTTTTTTTTGATAAAAATTATTATCCAAGAAAACACAAAGAGTTTAAAATTAAAGAAAAACTAGATTACTATAATCTTCAATTTATTTCAGCATTTCATAAAGCTGAAAAACAAGGACATTAAATTTAAAACAAACTATAATATAACGAAAAGTTTAAAAGAAGAGGTTTAAGACACTTATTTTGATAATTAATAAAGTAAAAAAAAATCAACAAGTTATTAATAATTCTATTTAAAGCAATAATAATCTATCTGATATAGTTTTATTCAGACATGAATAATAAACACTTTTAAATAACTTAATAACAAGGAAAAATCAAATAATTAGAAAAGTATAAACCAAAAAAAACGTTTCGATATATCGAAACGTTTTTTTTAATATTTTAAGTAAACTTAAATTCTTATAAAGAAGCTACGTGTTTAGCTAATTTTGATTTTAAATTTGCTGCTTTATTCTTGTGAATAATATTGTTCTTTGCTAATTTATCTAACATAGATACTACAGTAGAAAACATTGCAGTTGCTTCTGCTTTATCTTCAGATGCTTTTAATCTTCTAACAGCATTACGTGTTGTTTTATGCTGATATTTATTTCTTAAACGCTTAGCGTCGTTACTTCTGATTCTTTTAATCGCTGACTTGTGATTTGCCATTATGCTAAAATTCTTAAAGGTTTATAAAAAACTTTGTAGTCCGTACGGGAATCGAACCCGTGTTACATGGATGAAAACCATGCGTCCTAACCCCTAGACGAACGGACCAAAACAATCATTCTGATTGAGAGTGCAAATATAAGATACTTTTTTATATTTACGGTAATTTTATTATTAATTTTTTGTTTCGTTA
The Tenacibaculum pacificus DNA segment above includes these coding regions:
- a CDS encoding HYC_CC_PP family protein; this translates as MKLLFIKISTILLALLVLFSTFSFSVEKHYCGDFLVDISYLGNADSCGSISNNDTCETIIKKKECCKDEVEQIKGQDEIFKDSLDKISFDKVKFVLAFYASYKLPFQALEKQDVSHTDYTPPDLIFDIQVLHEVFII
- a CDS encoding GAF domain-containing protein, which codes for MNLQDLKNNINNIAESNTTKEQKLQQICDYLAGKVSYYDWVGFYFKNGDKDELKLAQFNGEPTDHIIIPFGKGICGQVAVSNENFVVQDVTEQDNYISCGWKVKSEIVIPIFVDNQNIGQIDIDSHTANIFTSDDEALLEYTCKKVALFI
- the purH gene encoding bifunctional phosphoribosylaminoimidazolecarboxamide formyltransferase/IMP cyclohydrolase, coding for MSNEKTIKSALISVFHKDGLEPIVKKLNDLGVTIYSTGGTESFIKDLGINVVPVEEVTSYPSILGGRVKTLHPKVFGGILNRQDHDGDVAEMKEYNIPQLDLVIVDLYPFEKTVASGAPEQDIIEKVDIGGISLIRAAAKNFKDTIIVSSMEQYGSFLNTITASNGTTTISDRKKLAAKAFNVSSHYDTAIFNYFNEDEVVYKASETTSKTLRYGENPHQKGYFFGDLDAMFDKLHGKELSYNNLLDVDAAVTLINEFKGEAPTFAILKHNNACGFAQRETIYQAYTDALAGDPTSAFGGVLISNTNVDKATAEEIHKLFCEVVIAPSFDEDALAILKGKKNRVLLIQKETALPAQTVRTALNGVLVQDKDTITDKLEDLSYPTDTRPTTAQLDDLLFASKLCKNTKSNTIILVKNKQLLAGGTGQTSRVDALTQAITKAKTFNFDLNGAVMASDAFFPFPDCVEIAKNAGIVSVIQPGGSIKDQLSIDYCNNNNVSMVFTGTRHFKH
- a CDS encoding rod shape-determining protein, whose product is MGFFDFMTEDIAVDLGTANTLIIHNGKVVIDNPSIVARNRLTGKIIATGHEASRMQGKTRENIKTIRPLKDGVIADFQASEEMIKEFVKQIPAIKRKLFPPSLRMVICIPSGITEVEKRAVIDSGRHMNAKEIYLIYEPMAAAIGVGIDIMEPKGNMIIDIGGGTTEIAVIALAGIVCDQSVKVAGDLFTSDIMYYMRTQHNLYVGETTAEKIKIQIGSATEDLESPPDDMMVQGRDLLSGKPKQVQVSYREIAKALDKSILRIEDAVMETLSKTPPELAADIYNSGIYLAGGGSMLRGLDKRLSRKTDLPVYVAEDPLRAVVRGTGIALKNLEKYKSVLIK
- the mreC gene encoding rod shape-determining protein MreC; translated protein: MQQLLYFLQKYKNFLFFLFLEIIAVALMINNHSFHRSKFISSTNFITGSFYENSANFSEYLHLKTRNKELAEENMLLKNKIAKYYSAIDSVKTTTDTLNSNQEFLYTKGKIINNSYKNANNFITINKGGNHGITSEMAVINNKGIIGITDNASNRYARVQSILNSKSSINASFKNNNYYGTLKWNGDNYNIAQLTDIPRQAIFKIGDTIITGGKSTIFPKGIPIGTINEIPNKLSASYNIDIKLFNDMANLGHIYIITNLHKEEIKSVENTNE
- the mreD gene encoding rod shape-determining protein MreD, whose amino-acid sequence is MNKTIYIIFLFVFLLLLQVLVLNNILFLGYINPYLYIAFVFLYPLNKNRLPFFISSFLLGLCVDAFCNSGGIHAFSILFIAYIRLSFVKAIFKKNEGDYLLFDLKLETFGQVFNYTVILTLIHHFILFSLINFSFYNIPKVLMNTLYSSIFTLTLYFLGSFIFRKKLK
- the mrdA gene encoding penicillin-binding protein 2; protein product: MKRSLLLLFLITLVGFIYIGRLFQLQIIRGANPNPIQSSAIKIEYDYPERGYVYDRNDKLLVANQLSYDVMVIPKNVTTLDTLEFCKLLKIDKKSFKKRYKKAENFARWLPSVFLKQLAKEDFAYLQEKLPKYKGFYIQKRIIRNYPVKSGANVLGFIAEVNEQKARTNNYYEQGELIGKLGVEKQYEKILRGVKGRKFFKRNNLNKITGSYKNGLYDTLAVTGKDLTLTIDSELQAYGELLMSGKRGGIVAIEPKTGEILALVTAPSYDPNLLVGRKRSPNSVKLFNDSINMPIFDRGLQAMYPPGSPFKILNGLIGLQEEVIDKDFGVFCHHGYRYGRGKKQIMACHCGITGRPIRLKTAIAKSCNSYFATTYKKIIDKSGNPKVGMQNWNKHVESFGLGNYLGYDLPVGRKGNVPDSAFYNKWYKSRWRSSYTISNAIGQGEILTTPMQLANMTVAIANKGYFHTPHIVKKINNKAIIDTIYTTKRHTTIHPKHFPIAIEAMHEVFTKGTARGSQVKGIEICGKTGTSENKIKMVDGKKVQAKDHSIFVAFAPKDDPKIAIAIFVENGGYGSTIAAPITSLLIEKYLNGKTSRKYVEDRMINMSLQKEYEKLIKKKDTLAPGTK
- the rodA gene encoding rod shape-determining protein RodA gives rise to the protein MRQERNNIFEGIDWLLIVLYILLVGFGWMNIYASSSTEHTREFFDFSTKYGKQFIFISLSVPLIIGILFFNSKFYERFSGVLYVLSLILLAGIFVFGKKINGATSWYNFGGIGLQPSEFSKAFTALALAKLISDRKYNLNLIKNQLKAFVIIFLPAFLIALQPDMGSVLIYFAFFFVLHREGLSLNYLLLGALSVILFILTIYFGANWVLLSCLIIISSGIAYGLYKDKRFFRFNAIKIISLYLFTTGFIFGIGYAYENVLEPHQKDRFDILLGKTTDLKNKGYNTYQSELTISSGGFLGKGFLQGDRTQGKFVPEQETDYIYSTVGEEWGFLGSSLVIILFMLLLYRIIYLAEIQTNKFGRIYGYGIASIIFFHIIVNIGMVIGLLPTIGIPLPFFSYGGSSLWGFTVLLFIFIRLDAHKKYDF
- the rpsT gene encoding 30S ribosomal protein S20 — translated: MANHKSAIKRIRSNDAKRLRNKYQHKTTRNAVRRLKASEDKAEATAMFSTVVSMLDKLAKNNIIHKNKAANLKSKLAKHVASL